The following proteins are co-located in the Chryseobacterium daecheongense genome:
- the rimO gene encoding 30S ribosomal protein S12 methylthiotransferase RimO, producing the protein MRTKSVGKKKINIVTLGCSKNVYDSEVLMSQLKANGKEVVHEDKGDIVVINTCGFIDNAKEESINTILDYVDAKNRGEVEKVFVTGCLSERYKPDLVKEIPDVDQYFGTRDLPILLKHLGADYKHELVGERLTTTPKHYAYLKISEGCDRPCSFCAIPLMRGGHVSTPIEKLVREAEKLAKVGTKELILIAQDLTYYGLDIYKRRALGDLLKELVKVDGIEWIRLHYAFPSGFPEDVLDIIREEPKICNYIDIPLQHINSDLLKSMKRGTTHEKTDALLAKFREKVPDMAIRTTLIVGYPGETQERFQELKDWVREQRFDRLGCFTYSHEENTSAHVLDDDIPQEIKEGRVEEIMELQSQISWEKNQERIGEVYKCIFDRKEGNYFVGRTEYDSPDVDNTVLVPADNTYISIGEFAMVKITSAEEFDLYGELI; encoded by the coding sequence ATGCGCACAAAATCTGTAGGTAAAAAGAAAATTAATATCGTAACCCTTGGTTGCTCTAAAAATGTATATGATTCGGAAGTATTGATGAGTCAGCTTAAGGCGAATGGTAAAGAAGTTGTACATGAAGACAAGGGAGATATTGTGGTCATCAATACCTGTGGTTTCATAGACAATGCAAAAGAAGAATCTATCAATACTATTCTTGATTATGTTGATGCGAAGAACAGGGGAGAGGTGGAGAAAGTTTTCGTTACCGGATGTCTTTCCGAAAGATACAAACCGGATTTGGTTAAGGAAATCCCTGATGTGGATCAGTATTTTGGAACCAGAGATCTTCCGATCTTGTTAAAACATTTAGGTGCAGATTATAAGCATGAGCTGGTAGGTGAAAGATTAACTACAACGCCAAAACATTATGCATATCTTAAAATATCTGAGGGCTGTGACAGGCCGTGCTCTTTTTGTGCGATTCCCCTAATGAGAGGCGGACATGTTTCTACACCAATTGAAAAACTAGTGCGTGAAGCTGAAAAACTAGCTAAAGTTGGAACCAAAGAATTGATCCTTATTGCTCAAGACCTTACATACTATGGATTAGATATTTATAAAAGACGGGCACTTGGAGATCTTTTAAAAGAGCTTGTGAAAGTGGACGGAATCGAGTGGATAAGACTTCATTATGCTTTTCCTAGTGGTTTTCCGGAAGATGTCTTAGATATCATCAGAGAAGAACCTAAGATTTGTAATTATATTGATATTCCTCTTCAGCATATAAATTCTGATCTTTTAAAATCAATGAAAAGGGGGACTACTCATGAAAAGACAGATGCTTTATTGGCAAAGTTCAGAGAAAAAGTACCTGACATGGCAATCAGGACTACATTGATCGTTGGATATCCGGGAGAAACGCAGGAAAGATTCCAGGAATTAAAAGATTGGGTAAGAGAGCAAAGATTTGATAGATTGGGTTGCTTTACCTATTCTCACGAAGAAAATACATCAGCACATGTTTTGGATGATGATATACCTCAGGAAATTAAAGAAGGAAGGGTTGAGGAAATCATGGAGCTCCAATCTCAGATTTCATGGGAAAAAAATCAAGAAAGAATCGGGGAAGTTTACAAATGTATTTTTGATAGAAAAGAAGGAAATTATTTTGTAGGAAGAACTGAATATGATTCTCCTGATGTAGATAACACTGTATTAGTT